From the genome of Natrinema marinum:
CAACCGGTTTCGTGGAGGCGAACGGCGAACATCCTGACGGGCGTCACCATCCGCTCGTTCTCCCACGATTCTTCTAAACCCGCATTATAGTGCTTGCGAGCAGATCTGTGTGAATTTTAGTCCAATTCACTCAACGACCTGCTCGTTCCCAAACTGGGCAACTAGACAGTACCCCCGTATTCGATCTCTCCTCAGGTCAACCTGAAAGTTGAGCGGGAGTCAAGCGAAAGAACGATCGAGAGCTCAATTTAGCTCGCGATGACACGTCCAGTAAACTCGAATCTGAATCGCTCACAAGACATATAATCCCCGGCTGAAACCATATAGAATATGCAAGCAGTGGTTTTAGCAGCCGGAAAAGGTACTCGTCTCCGGCCGCTCACCGAAGACAAGCCCAAGGTCCTCGTCGAAGTTGACAGCAAGCCCCTCATCGAGGATGTCTTCGACAACCTGATCGACATCGGCATCACTGAATTCGTCGTTGTCGTCGGCTACCGGAAAGAGCAGATCATCGAGCGCTACGGCGACGAGTACCGCGGCGCGCCGATTACCTACGCCCACCAGCGCGAACAGTTCGGGCTCGCCCACGCCATCCTCCAGGCCGAACCCCATATTGACAGCGACTTCGTCCTCATGCTCGGGGACAACATCTTCCGGGCGAACCTTGGCGACGTGATCAATCGCCAGCAGGAAGCCCGCGCCGACGCCGCCTTTCTCGTCGAGGAAGTCCCGTACGAGGAGGCCTCGAGATACGGCGTCCTCGATACCAACGAGTACGGTGAAATCGTCGAGGTCGTGGAGAAACCCGACGACCCGCCGTCGAACCTCGTCATGACTGGGTTCTACACCTTCACGCCGGAGATTTTCCACGCCTGCCACCTCGTCCAGCCCTCGGATCGCGGTGAGTACGAACTGCCGGACGCAATCGACTTGCTCATTCAGTCCGGGCGGACGATCGACGCGATCCGCATGGACGGCAAACGGATCGACGTCGGCTATCCGGAAGACCGGGAACGCGCCGAGGAGTGGCTCGCCGAGCGGACGGCAGACCAGTCGGAAGAGCAGACGGCAGATGCGCCAGAACAGTAATCCGTCGTCACGACCAGCTGGCCCGAGTTCGATGACCGCACGTTCGACGTGATAGCCCAAGGAGCCGTCGACGGCCGGCGGATCGGCGTCAACGAGGACGTCTCCGAAGCGTACGAAGGCCTCACCTGGTAACGACACGGTCGCAATTGACTAACTAAGATCCCTCCATTCAGACGGACATGAACCACCTCGTAATCGGCGGTATAAGTTTCATTAGCCCCTCTATCGCCGAAGAACTCTTCGAACAGGACCATGCTGTCGAGATGAGCGGCCATCCAATATCGTTCTCCGCATCTGCTTCGCGATCCGTCGGTTCAGTATTTCAGACCGCTTGAATCATCGCCGATCTGCTCGAGGACGAACTCGTTGAGGAGGGACTCGAAGAGGGAGAGTTGCTCGATGATCTTACGGAACAGCACAAGCACGCAGTTGCACCGGCTGCGATCGAGTGGGAGACCCGTACGGCACGCGTTGGCAACCAGTGGACGTCTACGCTCTACATCGCTGACTATCCCGATTATCCGAAAGACGGGTATCTCAACGAACTGTTCGAGCTCACCGACGTTGAGTTCGACC
Proteins encoded in this window:
- the aglF gene encoding UTP--glucose-1-phosphate uridylyltransferase AglF, with translation MQAVVLAAGKGTRLRPLTEDKPKVLVEVDSKPLIEDVFDNLIDIGITEFVVVVGYRKEQIIERYGDEYRGAPITYAHQREQFGLAHAILQAEPHIDSDFVLMLGDNIFRANLGDVINRQQEARADAAFLVEEVPYEEASRYGVLDTNEYGEIVEVVEKPDDPPSNLVMTGFYTFTPEIFHACHLVQPSDRGEYELPDAIDLLIQSGRTIDAIRMDGKRIDVGYPEDRERAEEWLAERTADQSEEQTADAPEQ